The sequence GCCTTCGCGCGCGAGCGCGTCGAGCAGCGCGTAGATGTCGAACTTCGCGCCGACGTCGATCCCGCGGGTCGGTTCGTCGAACAGCAGCACGCTCATGTCGCGGCCGAGCCAGCGGCCGATCGCGACTTTCTGCTGATTGCCGCCCGACAGCTCCGACACCGGCTGCGCGGGGCCGCGCGCGCGAATCCGCAGTGCGTCGATTTGCCGCGCGGCGAGCGCCGTCTCGCGCGCACCGTCGACGATGCCGCCGCGCGCGACGCGCGCGAGCTGCCCGAGCGACAGATTCGCCGCGATCGACTGCGGCAGCAGCAGCCCCTCGCCCTTGCGGTCCTCGCTGACGAGCGCGATGCCGTGCCGGACCGCGTCCGCGGGCGAGCCGATCGCGGCAGGCCGCGGCGGATCGCCTACCGACACGGTGCCGCCGTCCGCCTCGTCCGCGCCGTAGATGAGCCGCAGCAGCTCGGTGCGCCCGGCGCCGATCAGCCCGGAAATGCCGAAGATCTCGCCCGCGCGCACGTCGAACGACACCTCGCGCACCGCGTCGCCGCGCGACAGGCGCTCGACCTTCAAGCACGGCGCGCCCGGCGTGCGCGCGCCATGCACCGCCTGCTCGGCGATCTCGCGCCCGGCCATCAGCGCGACGAGCCGCTCGGTCGGCTGCGCGTCGATCCGATCGACGTGCACGAGCCGGCCGTCGCGCAGCACGGCGACCCGCTCCGCGACCCGCGCGAGCTCCTCGAGCCGGTGCGAGATGTAGACGAGCGCGACGCCGTCCGCCTTCAGCCGCGCGATCTGGTCGAACAGCAGCTCGACTTCGCGCGCGGTCAGCATCGCGGTCGGCTCGTCGAGGATCAGCACGCGGCACTCGCCCGCGAGGCTTCGCGCGATCTCGACCAGTTGCTGATGGCCGATGCCGAGCGCGCCGACGGGCGTGTTAGGGTCGAGCGCGTCGAGCCCGACGCGCGCCATCGCCGCGCGCGCGTCGTCGGCGAGCCGCCGGCGGTCGATCACGCCGAACCGGTGCGGCAGGCGATCGAGAAACAGGTTTTCGGCGACGGTGAGCGTCGGAACGAGATTGAGCTCCTGCATCACCATCCGTACGCCGAGCGCCTCCGCGTGCGCGCGGCTCAGCGGCGCGTACGCCGCGCCCGCGAGCCGCATCGCGCCCGCCGTCGGCGCGACGAGCCCGGCCACGATCTTCGACAGCGTGCTCTTGCCCGCGCCGTTCTCGCCCGTCAGCGCGAGCGCCTCGCCCGCGTGCAGCGCGAGCGACACGTCGGCGAGCACGGGCTCGGCATAGGTCTTGCCGATGCCCGTCACGACGAGCGTCGGCGCGTCGGGCATCGAATCTGGGTCGGTCGAATCCATCGCGATCCTGATGAAATACGGTTGTCGCGATCCGCGCAGCCGCGCGGACGGGGACGCGAGGCGGCCGGGGTCACGCTCTGACCGGATAACGGCCGCGCCGCGGCGATCTTGAGCGGCGAGCCGAAGCCGCCGCGCCGGGTCAAGGCTTCGTCACGAGATCGACCGGGGTCGCGACGATGCCCGTCATGTCGGCCTGCTTGCGGTGCTCGGCGAGCGCCTTCAACGCAGTATCGATGCCGAACACGGCCTGCTTCGCCGCGTACTGGTCGGCGGTCGCGAGCACGCGGCCGCCCCTGAGCATCGGCTTGATCGCGTTGATGTTGTCGTAGCCGACCACGTACACCTTGCCCTGGCGACCCGCCGCGCGCACCGCGGACACGGCGCCGATCGCCATGTTGTCGTTGCCGCAGAGGAGCGCCTTCAGGTTCGGGTATTCGTTGAGCATCGCGGAGGCGACCGCATTGCCCTTGTCGATCTCCCATTCGCCCGACTGGACCGACACGACCTTCGCGCCCGCCGCCTTCATCGCGTCCTGGAAGCCAGCGGTGCGCTGCTGCGCGTTGGTCGTCGTCGGCACGCCCTCGACGATGCCGACCTGGTCGCCCGCCTTCAGCCGCTTCGCGAGGTAGTCGCCGACCATCCGCGCGCCCTTGCGGTTGTCCGGGCCGACGAACGGCACGTTCAGGCTCTTCGACTTGAGCACGTCCGGATCGAGCCGATTGTCGATGTTGACGACGATGATGCCCGCGTCGACGGCCTTCTTGACGACGGGCACGAGCGCCTTCGAATCGGCGGGC comes from Burkholderia savannae and encodes:
- a CDS encoding sugar ABC transporter ATP-binding protein, producing the protein MDSTDPDSMPDAPTLVVTGIGKTYAEPVLADVSLALHAGEALALTGENGAGKSTLSKIVAGLVAPTAGAMRLAGAAYAPLSRAHAEALGVRMVMQELNLVPTLTVAENLFLDRLPHRFGVIDRRRLADDARAAMARVGLDALDPNTPVGALGIGHQQLVEIARSLAGECRVLILDEPTAMLTAREVELLFDQIARLKADGVALVYISHRLEELARVAERVAVLRDGRLVHVDRIDAQPTERLVALMAGREIAEQAVHGARTPGAPCLKVERLSRGDAVREVSFDVRAGEIFGISGLIGAGRTELLRLIYGADEADGGTVSVGDPPRPAAIGSPADAVRHGIALVSEDRKGEGLLLPQSIAANLSLGQLARVARGGIVDGARETALAARQIDALRIRARGPAQPVSELSGGNQQKVAIGRWLGRDMSVLLFDEPTRGIDVGAKFDIYALLDALAREGRAIVVVSSDLRELMLICDRIGVMSAGRMDAVFERGAWTQDALLAAAFAGYARRDAALHAPGDARTAT
- a CDS encoding sugar ABC transporter substrate-binding protein; translated protein: MDVSLRRRVLAAAAVCVAVAAAGPFSAARAQTAHKPKVALVMKSLANEFFLTMENGAKEYQKHNASQFDLVTNGIKDETDTASQIRIVEQMIVSKVDAIVLAPADSKALVPVVKKAVDAGIIVVNIDNRLDPDVLKSKSLNVPFVGPDNRKGARMVGDYLAKRLKAGDQVGIVEGVPTTTNAQQRTAGFQDAMKAAGAKVVSVQSGEWEIDKGNAVASAMLNEYPNLKALLCGNDNMAIGAVSAVRAAGRQGKVYVVGYDNINAIKPMLRGGRVLATADQYAAKQAVFGIDTALKALAEHRKQADMTGIVATPVDLVTKP